CATAGTAAATGAGATCCGTCTTCCTGTTGATCTGATATGGTGTGCTGCAACAGGGGTACTTGAAGGCCTCCACCGACCTGAGCAAGTATGTCGAAGGTGACGACTGGATACAGTTTGGACATGTAGATAAGTTGACCTTGACAGGGGGAGGCACCTTCGATGGTCAAGGAGCTGTATCCTGGCCCTTCAACAAGTGCCCTAGGAAGAAGAACTGTAGAGTTCTCCCCACGGTAAGCCCCTGATCTTACTCGGATGCGGCATACACCAAATGATGAAACTTGGTCCTCTTTGTTGATTGCAGTCGATTAAGTTTCTGGCCACCACTGACACTGTCGTCAGGAGAGTCAAATCCTTGAACAGCAAGTTCTTCCACGTAGCTGTAGTGGGATGCAAGAGATTCCATGGCAGTAATATAAGGATCCATGCACCTTCCAATAGCCCCAACACCGACGGAATCCACATAGAACGTAGCTCGGATGTCACCATATGTAACTCGGTGATCGCTACAGGAGATGACTGCATCTCGATAGGGCAGGGCAACGTGCATGTGCGAATCAGCAGAATCACCTGCGGTCCAGGGCATGGAATCAGGTAGTGCTCCAACGTGAAACAGAGCTATGCGAATACATAGGTAACGCTGACGAcacaatcttcttcttcctcggtgATGATTCAGTGTTGGGAGTTTGGGAAGATACCGCGATGAGGGCGATGTCAGAGGGCTGGTCGTGAGAGACAGCACCATTTCTGGGACGACAAACGGGATAAGGATCAAGACATGGCCGAACTCTCCGGGAAGCAGCTCCGCTACGAACATGACGTTCAAGAACATAAGCATGAAGGGCGTGGCCAACCCTATCATCATCGACCAGATGTACTGCCCCTACGTTTCATGCCCATCTCAGGTGCATCATACGATCTTGCTTACGGCGTTGCGATCGAGCATCTCAATCGCGATGACGTTTCTAATTGTTAGGCACCGTCTCGGGTGAAGATAAGCGACATCTTCTTTCGGGACATAAGGGGGACGTCGGCGACGCCGGTGGCGGTGACGCTCAAGTGCAGCAGAGGTGCGCCGTGCCGCAATGTCAATCTCCATAACGTGCATCTGAGGTACACCGGCGGAGCTGCGGCCACCGCCGAGTGTTGGAACGTTAAAGCAAGATACAGCGGGATTCAGATGCCGGCGCCGTGCCATTAGTGTTGGCTGATGTGGGTCATCGTTCCGCCTCCCGAGAAAGCATAGGCTGCTGCATCAGTTCTTGGCAGATGGATCGGTGAGTGAGCGAGCTCTGTTCAAGTAGTCTGCATCTTAAGAGGTGGCTTTAGCTAAGTCGCCCTCTCCATGCTGTACATTTTATCTTTCGATCCGTCAGGGTGTGGTATCAGTCTTCGATGTTACATGGACTCCTATGGAGAGACATTGAAGAAGAGCTTAATCAAATGGAGCTGCAGCCATGAGTCTTCTTCAGCCCTTTCTTCCACATCAGTCTTCTCGCCTTGTCCACCTCTCGCCACCTTCCGGCACCTGCGTAGATGTTCGAGATAAGCACACTCGTCCCGCTGCCCTGAGGCTTGGATTGGGCCAGCTGATCTCCGATCCTTTCTGCGAGCGCAACATCGCCATGGATGTCACACCCGCTTAACATGCTGCTCCAGATCGTGCTGCTCGGCTCGATGGGCATCGACCGAACTATTCTCTCCGCCTCCGCTAAGCGCCCAGCTCGACTCAAGAGGTCCACCACGCACCCGTAGTGTTccatcctcggctccatgccgtaAAGCTTCTCCATGGCCTCCAAGTACTTGCGGCCTTCGTCGACCATTCCTGCatggctgcaggcggtgagcacgccTATGAAGGTAATGTCGTCGGGAGCAACGCCGTGCTGCGTCATTTCGACGAACAGGTCGATGGCTTCCTTGCCGTGACCGTGCGTGGCCAGCCCCAGGATCATGCTGGTCCATGCCATCACATCCTTCCTCCCTTCCAGACTTGCAAAGATTCGAAGCGCGCTTTGTGCGTCCCCGGTCTTGGCATACATGTCCACGAGGGAAGTACCAATGGCGACATCCCCGCTGCCGATCGTCTTCTCCACGCACGCGTGGATCTCCTGGCCTAAACGCAGTGCTCCTATATCAGCACAAGCACCCAACAAGCTCAGCAAGGTGACCTTGTCTGGTTTCAGGCCGGCGTCGCGCATCTCTTTGAAGAGTTGTAGCACCTCATTCGGCCGACCGTACTGGTTATATCCGTTAATCATCGAATTCCAAGAGACCTCATTCTTCACAGTCATTTTGTCGAAAAGATGGCGTGAGGTTTTCAAGCTGCCACAGCGTGCGTACATGTCCAAAAGGGCCGTGGCAAGAACAAGGTTGGATGTGATTGAATCCGCTCCCGCCCTACGGAGTCGAGCATGGATCCGTCTTCCGGTCTCCAGATCCCTGCTCTGAGCACACGCCACCAGGACATGCACCATGGTAATCTCATTCGGCTCCACGCCTTCGAGCTCCATCTCGCTGAACAGGCGTATTGCTTCGCCGGCCCGATCGTTCTCGGCGTAACCTGCGATCATCGTTGTCCAGGTAACGATGTTCCGATTCACGGCGTTCCGGAACAACGACGTCGCCGACGGTATATCGCCGCAGGAGACGTACATGTGGATCAAAGTGCTGGAAACGTACACATCCGCTTCGTACCCAGCTTTCACCACGCGGCCATGGACGCACCGGCCGAACGAGGGGTCGGGGACCCGGGAGCAAGCTTTGAGCGCGAAGGGGAACGTGAAGTGGTCCGGGGAGCGGCCGTGGCGATGCATGTCGGCGTACAGGGCGAGAGCAGCCTCTGGCTCATCACCGTCGGAGAGGCCGCGTATCATGGAGTTCCACATGTAGGTGGTGGGCGCGGGAGCCCAGGCGAAGAGGGCGCGGGCGTAGGCGATGTCCCTGTGTGGAGAGTCGACGCAGAAGTCGATGAGGCGGCTCAGGGGGACGACGTCGTGAACGAGGGCGGTGGCGACCATGAGGCCATGGAGCTGCCTCAGCTGCCGCACGCTTCTGCATGCTTCTATCAATGAAAGCAAGTCCTGTTTCTGTATCATCGATAGTGGaggggagagaaagagaggagaaatatatatatttgtagcGTATGGAATAtgttatggtaagtaacttttttagtcgtggcctcggggccgacgcggcttggtcggGGATCCGAATGACGGGGATCCTACGCGACGTACCTTGGGTCCTCCTGGCGGTCGACCATGGTGACCCGGATGTTCCGTCAAGGAGGAGCTCTGCAGCAGCGTCTGGGAGGCGGCGAcctcgtctcgcacctgcacacaggtcgggtcagaagctcggcccgacccctccgacgatcaagtcagtgatgtgGAGAGGATGGTGGGAGAGGGGATGCTCCTGTGTGACTTGTCCCCcccttcgtttagaactctggggtatttgtagttgggtttgatgttacttgatgtgcccgcttgcaggggcagggtcgtacctctgatggcgtctgacattaccGTTGGAGTAGCGTATAGGACCGAAccgtcgcagggtatgggcgagcctcggttgATGTCTTTCTTTGCTTCGACCGAGCGCACGGGGTCAAACGGTGGAGTTGTTGACCGGGAGTGGGTGACGTCGGCGCATGTCAAATCGGCGTTAATGCCCACTTCCTAGGGCAGTGTGTCATCCAAGTGTAGCAGATGTTGTAGCGTATTacgtcaaatttattttttacctcTATCAGAATATATCATATGAACAAAATGAGAAAGTGATAGTTGCAAAAGAGAGCGATTTCCCTTAAAAggatttctttctctttttctcaaAAAATGTttctattttcaaaattttcatcattttatagtatttttattgaggttttaaaattattataaaattatttttaaaaaaatactataagtgatATCATAATAAATTTCTTTAGTTGTTTGTAGTTGATCAAGATACTATAtatttgggcttatagttgattTGATTGAGCATAGAAGttcatttgaattatttataatattttaaaataatttttatagtatttttattataatgatcaaaataaataataaaccaaGTTTCGATTAATATTCCGGTGATGTTATTTGTAAACTATCataaatatctatttatataCTAATCCAATATATTAAATAGTTTCTAATGTGTTCTCATTTGGCTCACTTATAATTGATTCTATAAACAATTAAACTAGTTTGTATCAATCAAACCATCGCAtaattttatgaagaaattttattttattattctagttGATCAAATGATATTAaagtattataaaattttattaaaaaataagagacatataaaactaaatatatattaaactttAATTTAAAACAGAATCATTTGGAGGCTAAACTATCATTCTAATTCAATTACTAATGCCAATTCTTTTATGCTAAAACTGGACTTTGACTATCTGAACTTATAAATTTAGAGATGATATTAActtcattttaaattttataaaactcTTAAGAAACCTTTTAATATATATCATAAGGATAGAGATTAATCATATACCTATACCTAAGGGAGTCAATTTAGCTCGAATAGAATCCATTCTTAGGAAATAAAGGATTCTAAATATTTCAGATTATGGCAATCATAACTCTATGTATCGATCTTAAATTAAGGTAATACTAAAAGCTTTAGAACtataaaagaattatacaaaatatatccaaaaattaaatattaatttcaaATCTAGGTTACTCAAAAGTAACTTATAATATGTAAAACTAAAATTGTAAGTATAGTAAAGGAAGAATTGTGTTATTCTTATCCCAATCTTCTTTAGAGCTGGGGTTTCTTAGTGTTTATGAGAAAAACTAAGTATGTGAAGAATGAGAGAAAGAGTTATGAGTTATTAGGTTAGTAATGAGGTTAAGACCAAAATAAAATAGAGGTATTTAAGAGGTTATCTTGAAATCTATGGTTCAATCCCATTAGGCctcatttcaatttttttcttcttttactaatataattctaATGTTGCAACAACTTCAATTAAGTTTAATTTAGTTTGATGAAGATGTTATTTTTTTTCTACACTCATCATTCATTCATACTTATATATCTCAACATTTAGTATAacattcttttttttatatatatatttctatttaattttttattacttcattCATACCTAAATAGCTTATAATCATCCACATATATAACGTTTAAAACTCAAATTTTCTTATGTTAATCATGGTTAAACtcattcaagcattaaaattcaCTTAGGATCGATTAAAATTCAATTGTCACTTTTAATcactatatgtatatttattatcataacttaattttatatttaaatccgCTAGCATACTTTGACTTATTGCAGGCATTAATGCTTATACATTCACAAGTaacatttcataaaaaaaatcgagaataatatttttggaaagcatatacttcaatcttaaaagtcaaaaaatatgaatatatcatttatcatatttatgaagtataGACATCACAAATCATGTCACTAAGTGAGGATaatagataaatattatttgtgcTTCTAATGATATGCTAGTTACAGTTGAAAGTATCTGgggctcaaacattacaaaaatcaatataattttatttaaaattagtgTAACAaacctaaaaaaaataaaatttatttaaaaaaattatgtaaataTTTTAAGTGAGTTTTTAGGCTTCAAATCTATAAAATAATGGGTTAATTGATTAAAAATCTAATCTAGCACAATTTCAACTTTTATTGCAATCTTGTTGAGACTTTTGAGTCGATACTTAATAAGATATCTCAATTAATCATAAATATTCGATGGGGAAAGTAAAAATAGATTACACATGGTTAAGTAGGATTTGTAGCAAAAACAAAGATGATTTGGATGTCAAAAATCTTCATATTAttacaaaataaaataattaagaatCTCCTGAACCATCATAATATATTTGGAACAGTATTATCATGATAAAATAGTTAAGCTATTTGATATTCCTTAAAATCATTGTCTTTCATTTTCTCTTCAGAGAAATGATAGGGTTATGTTAA
This genomic stretch from Musa acuminata AAA Group cultivar baxijiao chromosome BXJ3-9, Cavendish_Baxijiao_AAA, whole genome shotgun sequence harbors:
- the LOC103999210 gene encoding exopolygalacturonase-like, which codes for MKLFLLLPFICCYSIADAQCRSGVSSGTFNVLHYGARANGFSDDSKAFMAAWKAACAASGNVKLHIPRRKYLVGPVKFDGPCRNVHSITVYMQGYLKASTDLSKYVEGDDWIQFGHVDKLTLTGGGTFDGQGAVSWPFNKCPRKKNCRVLPTSIKFLATTDTVVRRVKSLNSKFFHVAVVGCKRFHGSNIRIHAPSNSPNTDGIHIERSSDVTICNSVIATGDDCISIGQGNVHVRISRITCGPGHGISVGSLGRYRDEGDVRGLVVRDSTISGTTNGIRIKTWPNSPGSSSATNMTFKNISMKGVANPIIIDQMYCPYVSCPSQAPSRVKISDIFFRDIRGTSATPVAVTLKCSRGAPCRNVNLHNVHLRYTGGAAATAECWNVKARYSGIQMPAPCH
- the LOC135649513 gene encoding putative pentatricopeptide repeat-containing protein At3g05240, producing the protein MIQKQDLLSLIEACRSVRQLRQLHGLMVATALVHDVVPLSRLIDFCVDSPHRDIAYARALFAWAPAPTTYMWNSMIRGLSDGDEPEAALALYADMHRHGRSPDHFTFPFALKACSRVPDPSFGRCVHGRVVKAGYEADVYVSSTLIHMYVSCGDIPSATSLFRNAVNRNIVTWTTMIAGYAENDRAGEAIRLFSEMELEGVEPNEITMVHVLVACAQSRDLETGRRIHARLRRAGADSITSNLVLATALLDMYARCGSLKTSRHLFDKMTVKNEVSWNSMINGYNQYGRPNEVLQLFKEMRDAGLKPDKVTLLSLLGACADIGALRLGQEIHACVEKTIGSGDVAIGTSLVDMYAKTGDAQSALRIFASLEGRKDVMAWTSMILGLATHGHGKEAIDLFVEMTQHGVAPDDITFIGVLTACSHAGMVDEGRKYLEAMEKLYGMEPRMEHYGCVVDLLSRAGRLAEAERIVRSMPIEPSSTIWSSMLSGCDIHGDVALAERIGDQLAQSKPQGSGTSVLISNIYAGAGRWREVDKARRLMWKKGLKKTHGCSSI